From the Eleutherodactylus coqui strain aEleCoq1 chromosome 7, aEleCoq1.hap1, whole genome shotgun sequence genome, one window contains:
- the SGMS2 gene encoding phosphatidylcholine:ceramide cholinephosphotransferase 2: protein MDAIETAVIEVHKEAPHSETSNGFSRSASSNSEDNKNVKTKPKGLTNGLRKGAKKYPDYIQISLPEDSQNKYPLEWWKTGIAFVYALFNMVLTTVMITVVHERVPPKEVNPPLPDKFFDYIDRITWAFSISEINGMILVGIWFIQWIFLRYKSIIGRRYFFIIGTLYLYRCITMYVTTLPVPGMHFQCAPKLNGDSYAKAQRILRLLTGGGLTITGSHILCGDFLYSGHTVILTLTYLFIKEYSPRHFWWYHIICWLLSASGVICILVAHEHYTVDVIVAYYITTRLFWWYHAMANEKAMKTSSSTNLLSRTWWFPVFMFFEKNVQACIPCSFSWPISWPPSCFKSSCKTYSRVQKTGEDVEKCT from the exons ATGGATGCTATTGAGACTGCAGTCATTGAAGTACATAAAGAAGCTCCACACAGCGAGACCTCAAATGGCTTTTCAAGATCTGCGTCCTCAAATAGTGAAGACAACAAAAATGTTAAGACTAAACCCAAAGGTTTAACCAATGGTCTACGGAAAGGAGCAAAGAAGTATCCGGACTACATTCAGATCAGTTTGCCAGAAGACTCTCAAAATAAATATCCTCTAGAATGGTGGAAAACTGGCATTGCATTTGTCTATGCGCTCTTCAATATGGTCCTCACCACAGTTATGATCACAGTAGTTCATGAAAGGGTTCCCCCTAAAGAAGTGAACCCACCCTTACCGGACAAGTTCTTTGACTACATTGATCGGATAACGTGGGCATTTTCTATCTCTGAGATAAATGGAATGATTTTGGTTGGAATATGGTTCATCCAGTGGATTTTCCTCAGATATAA ATCAATTATCGGCCGCCGGTACTTTTTTATTATTGGGACCTTGTACTTGTACAGATGTATTACAATGTATGTTACAACCCTCCCTGTGCCCGGAATGCACTTCCAATGTGCCCCAAAG ttgAATGGAGATTCATACGCCAAAGCACAAAGGATTTTACGATTACTAACTGGAGGCGGACTGACGATAACAGGATCTCATATCTTATGTGGAGACTTTCTGTATAGCGGTCACACTGTCATTCTGACGCTAACCTACCTATTCATCAAAGAAT ATTCCCCTCGGCATTTCTGGTGGTATCACATAATCTGCTGGCTGCTGAGCGCTTCCGGAGTCATCTGTATTTTAGTTGCACATGAGCACTACACTGTGGATGTAATCGTGGCTTACTATATAACCACTAGACTCTTCTGGTGGTATCATGCCATGGCTAATGAAAAG GCAATGAAGACTTCATCCTCAACTAATCTTCTTTCTCGAACTTGGTGGTttcctgtatttatgttctttGAGAAGAACGTTCAGGCTTGTATTCCATGCAGCTTCTCCTGGCCTATTTCTTGGCCTCCCAGTTGCTTCAAATCTTCATGTAAAACCTATTCCAGGGTTCAGAAGACCGGAGAGGATGTCGAAAAATGCACCTAA